In a single window of the Bacillus mycoides genome:
- a CDS encoding ABC transporter permease: MRVNGVVIRIIRQFFRDKRSLAMMFGAPMLLLWLLSLIFTQKDYIPHIAVVDVPAPIVKAMKNQEASIYEYSKDKAISELEKQKVDAVIHLENGKMNLLLEGSDSSKNRAVLQVLQKSTEKNNVSMMKPEVDYLHGSKDITMFDGLGPVLIGFFTFFFVFILSGVSFVRERLSGTLERLLSTPVRRWEIVLGYIIGFGIFALIQSIIIVSFSVYILDLYVAGSIWLTLLITCMLSLTALTLGTFLSAYANNEFQMIQFIPLVIVPQVFFSGLFPMESMNTWLQMLGKLFPLTYGADAMRQVMIRNQGFTEIALDLTVLLLFSLLFAVGNVFALKKHRKI; the protein is encoded by the coding sequence ATGAGAGTTAATGGTGTAGTCATCCGTATCATTCGTCAATTTTTTCGAGATAAGCGTTCTTTAGCAATGATGTTTGGGGCACCAATGTTATTACTTTGGTTATTATCGCTAATATTTACACAAAAAGACTATATACCGCATATTGCTGTAGTCGATGTACCTGCTCCTATAGTAAAAGCAATGAAAAATCAAGAAGCATCAATTTATGAATATAGTAAAGACAAAGCAATTTCGGAATTAGAAAAGCAAAAGGTAGATGCAGTAATTCATTTAGAAAATGGAAAAATGAATCTTCTATTAGAAGGCAGTGATTCATCAAAAAACCGTGCAGTACTTCAAGTATTGCAAAAGAGTACAGAGAAGAATAATGTATCAATGATGAAGCCTGAAGTGGATTATTTACATGGCTCTAAAGACATTACGATGTTCGATGGGCTTGGTCCCGTATTAATTGGTTTCTTTACATTTTTCTTTGTATTTATATTGTCCGGAGTATCTTTTGTAAGAGAACGTTTAAGTGGTACATTAGAGAGGTTATTGTCCACACCAGTGAGAAGATGGGAAATAGTTTTAGGATATATTATTGGTTTTGGAATCTTTGCACTTATACAATCTATTATAATTGTAAGTTTTTCAGTTTATATTTTAGATTTATATGTAGCTGGCTCAATATGGCTAACGCTACTTATAACATGTATGCTTTCTTTAACTGCACTAACATTAGGCACATTTTTATCGGCATACGCAAATAATGAATTTCAAATGATTCAATTTATACCGCTTGTTATCGTGCCACAAGTCTTCTTTTCTGGGTTGTTTCCAATGGAATCCATGAATACATGGTTACAAATGTTAGGTAAATTATTTCCACTCACATATGGTGCTGACGCTATGAGACAAGTAATGATTCGGAATCAAGGGTTTACAGAGATTGCATTAGATCTTACTGTATTACTACTTTTTTCACTATTATTTGCAGTAGGAAATGTATTTGCATTAAAGAAACATCGCAAAATATAA
- a CDS encoding ABC transporter ATP-binding protein encodes MQQPSIILRDVSKKFGKKEVLHNLSLQVEKAEIFGLVGPSGSGKTTLIKMIAGINESTTGDVIVFNTNMPNLNEMKRIGYMAQADALYEELSAYENADFIATMYGLKGKRKKERIVEVFEFLQLSDHVKKQVQHFSGGMKKRLSLAIALLHEPEILILDEPTVGIDPLLRKSIWEKFYDLKKKGTTIIVTTHIMDEAEFCERLGLIREGNLVAIGTPEELKKQTSSGRIEDVFMLEGVIES; translated from the coding sequence GTGCAGCAACCTTCAATTATTTTACGAGATGTATCAAAAAAATTTGGGAAAAAAGAAGTTTTGCATAACCTTTCGCTGCAAGTAGAAAAAGCAGAAATTTTTGGCTTGGTTGGACCTTCCGGATCAGGGAAAACAACACTCATTAAAATGATTGCAGGTATTAATGAGTCAACTACAGGGGATGTAATTGTTTTTAATACAAACATGCCTAATCTAAATGAAATGAAAAGAATTGGTTATATGGCTCAGGCTGATGCATTATACGAAGAACTATCGGCATATGAAAATGCAGATTTTATTGCAACGATGTATGGGTTAAAAGGTAAGCGTAAGAAAGAGAGAATCGTAGAAGTTTTTGAATTTTTGCAATTATCAGATCATGTGAAAAAGCAAGTACAGCATTTTTCAGGTGGAATGAAAAAACGTTTATCATTGGCGATAGCACTCCTTCATGAACCAGAAATATTAATTTTAGATGAGCCAACAGTTGGGATAGATCCTCTACTTCGAAAATCGATTTGGGAGAAGTTTTATGACCTTAAAAAGAAAGGAACAACTATTATTGTAACAACGCACATTATGGATGAAGCTGAGTTTTGCGAACGTCTAGGGCTAATTAGAGAAGGGAATTTAGTTGCGATTGGCACACCGGAGGAATTGAAAAAACAAACATCTTCTGGACGAATTGAAGATGTCTTTATGTTAGAAGGAGTGATTGAATCATGA
- a CDS encoding metallophosphoesterase, whose product MNKKIKRIILIIGILVGISIFLYLQNNLISITEVKITSSKIPSSFKGYKILQISDLHNKKFGDNQDVLIQKVKSINPDIIAITGDLIDSKSYDAEMSMQVIRELVKEYPVYFVTGNHEKWSGKYNSLEKKLKKQHVTVLRNEHVIIQKGGHEINLLGIDDPEFNTGDIDEGSIVKDAIVKAKIETLPDRYNVLLSHRPEFLEAYADEQVDLVLSGHAHGGQVRLPFIGGLVAPNQGILPKYTAGLYEQQNTSMIVSRGLGNSIIPQRVFNRPEIVVVQLN is encoded by the coding sequence ATGAACAAGAAGATTAAAAGAATCATATTAATTATTGGTATATTAGTAGGCATTAGTATCTTTTTATATTTACAAAACAATTTAATAAGTATAACTGAGGTTAAAATAACCTCTAGTAAAATTCCCTCTTCTTTTAAAGGATATAAAATACTACAAATTTCAGATTTACATAATAAAAAATTTGGTGATAATCAAGACGTTTTAATTCAAAAAGTAAAAAGCATAAATCCAGATATTATTGCTATTACGGGTGATTTAATAGACAGTAAATCGTACGATGCAGAAATGAGTATGCAAGTAATACGAGAACTTGTGAAGGAATATCCGGTATATTTTGTGACAGGAAATCATGAAAAATGGTCAGGGAAATATAACAGTTTAGAAAAAAAATTAAAGAAACAGCATGTCACTGTTTTAAGAAATGAACATGTAATAATACAAAAGGGAGGACACGAAATAAACTTGTTAGGAATTGATGATCCGGAATTTAATACTGGAGATATTGATGAAGGAAGTATTGTAAAAGATGCAATTGTAAAAGCAAAAATTGAAACGCTGCCAGATAGGTATAATGTATTATTATCCCATAGGCCTGAATTTTTAGAAGCATATGCTGATGAGCAAGTAGATTTAGTGTTATCGGGTCATGCACATGGGGGGCAAGTTCGGTTACCTTTTATCGGGGGATTAGTTGCTCCTAATCAAGGAATACTGCCCAAATATACAGCGGGTTTATATGAACAACAAAATACGTCTATGATAGTTAGTAGAGGATTAGGCAATAGTATCATTCCGCAAAGAGTTTTTAATAGACCTGAGATTGTAGTCGTGCAGTTAAATTAA